The following are encoded in a window of Lactobacillus panisapium genomic DNA:
- a CDS encoding D-2-hydroxyacid dehydrogenase, with protein MKIVNLDSYALNPGDLDWTPLKQLGECTIYDRTPVDDDAEILRRIGDAEIVLTNKTPLNRSVITKAPNLKYIGVTATGYNVIDTAAARTANIPVTNIPTYGTDAVAQFTFALLLEITSQVGLHNKLVHAGRWSSNPDFTFWAKPLIELQGKTMGLIGFGSIAQKVAEIAHAFSMKVIFYNHRPKTNLPDYVKQVSLDELYQQADIISLHVPQAPETTEMIDREAITKMRDGVLLLNTARGGLINEQDVADALNNGKIGAAGVDVATKEPIPTDSPLLTAKNCYITPHIAWAPRETRDRLLGIAIDNLKAFLAGKELNVVN; from the coding sequence ATGAAAATTGTGAATTTGGATAGTTATGCCTTAAACCCTGGTGACCTTGATTGGACACCCCTTAAGCAGTTGGGCGAATGTACCATTTATGATCGAACACCAGTCGATGATGATGCCGAGATTTTGCGCAGAATCGGTGATGCTGAAATAGTGTTAACTAATAAAACACCATTAAATCGAAGTGTTATCACCAAAGCACCTAATCTTAAATACATTGGCGTCACCGCTACCGGGTACAATGTGATTGATACTGCAGCTGCACGGACAGCTAACATCCCCGTCACTAACATCCCAACTTACGGCACGGACGCAGTAGCACAGTTCACTTTCGCCCTTTTACTTGAAATTACTAGCCAAGTTGGTTTGCACAATAAACTGGTTCACGCGGGGCGCTGGAGCAGCAATCCTGATTTTACTTTCTGGGCAAAACCATTAATCGAACTGCAAGGTAAAACAATGGGACTAATTGGCTTTGGTAGCATCGCACAAAAAGTCGCCGAAATTGCTCACGCCTTTTCAATGAAGGTCATTTTTTATAATCATCGTCCAAAAACAAACCTTCCAGACTACGTCAAACAAGTTAGTCTGGATGAATTATATCAACAAGCCGACATTATTAGTCTTCACGTGCCACAAGCACCTGAAACAACCGAAATGATTGACCGAGAAGCAATTACCAAGATGAGGGATGGCGTTCTATTACTTAATACAGCACGCGGGGGCTTAATTAACGAGCAAGATGTTGCCGACGCTTTGAATAATGGCAAAATTGGGGCAGCTGGTGTTGATGTTGCCACCAAGGAGCCAATTCCTACTGACAGTCCGTTATTAACGGCAAAGAACTGCTACATCACACCCCATATTGCTTGGGCACCGCGCGAAACGCGTGATCGGCTATTAGGAATCGCCATTGATAACCTGAAGGCCTTTTTAGCAGGCAAAGAGCTTAATGTGGTTAATTAA
- a CDS encoding zinc ribbon domain-containing protein, which yields MNKNEFCPNCGRRVNENEEFCSNCGAKLSNNKQSRQEYRTDQTHRQAANNNSQNQVQTVNNPRQPMKKKTKIILSIVGVLVVAFIAFYAWGSNHYQRKNQVDQITAYLKNPRENLADYVTSDNPSVHVTNAALKPTQNYYFDHSSDADKMAEAFKYGDTYEDVSLVQSGRYLLLFPKYTLKFKTFTPHIKTNHANSTIYVNDEKIGGVNGSGENYYKQVQPLFPGKYHIVVKSTAAGHKLTADKSANIFSNSAINMNIKTVNFTVKSSPGADVYINEKKVGTLDKSGEKVFKEYPATDDMKIYVMMKVDGKAIRSKVIDYDDLGFDDDDDSSSNVVKPEWPGLISEDDAESILEDNFEDPDEDAFVGGAENKGYQELHEQIGNFNDNDEIISYDMDCSIVSISPAPDNSSNVVYKITYTFEHDDYEHKQVMLYSGCVFHQNGDDDDASQKIRSIGNGKIISDKKYNN from the coding sequence ATGAATAAAAATGAATTTTGTCCAAATTGTGGACGACGAGTTAATGAAAACGAGGAGTTTTGTTCCAACTGTGGTGCAAAGCTATCTAATAATAAGCAAAGCCGGCAAGAATACCGAACGGATCAGACTCACCGGCAAGCTGCTAACAATAATTCACAAAACCAAGTACAGACTGTGAATAATCCGCGCCAGCCGATGAAAAAGAAAACTAAGATAATCTTGAGCATTGTGGGCGTTTTAGTTGTTGCTTTCATTGCTTTTTATGCTTGGGGATCAAATCATTATCAACGGAAAAATCAAGTTGATCAGATTACTGCGTATTTAAAAAATCCGCGGGAAAACTTAGCAGATTATGTTACTTCGGATAATCCTAGTGTGCATGTCACTAATGCGGCTTTGAAGCCAACGCAAAATTATTATTTTGATCATAGTAGCGATGCCGATAAGATGGCAGAAGCTTTTAAATATGGTGATACTTATGAAGACGTTTCGTTAGTACAGTCAGGACGGTATTTACTGCTTTTCCCTAAATATACGTTAAAATTTAAGACTTTTACGCCGCATATTAAGACCAATCATGCCAATTCAACGATTTATGTTAATGATGAAAAAATTGGCGGGGTTAATGGTAGTGGCGAAAATTATTATAAGCAGGTACAACCACTGTTTCCTGGAAAATACCATATTGTAGTTAAATCGACTGCTGCAGGTCATAAGTTAACTGCTGATAAAAGCGCCAATATTTTTTCAAATAGTGCAATTAATATGAATATCAAGACCGTCAATTTTACGGTTAAAAGCTCTCCTGGTGCGGATGTTTATATTAACGAGAAAAAGGTTGGTACGCTAGATAAGAGCGGTGAAAAAGTATTTAAAGAATATCCTGCTACGGATGACATGAAGATTTATGTCATGATGAAAGTTGACGGCAAGGCAATCAGATCAAAGGTAATTGATTATGATGATTTAGGCTTTGATGATGACGATGATAGTAGTAGCAATGTCGTTAAGCCTGAATGGCCTGGCTTAATCAGCGAGGATGATGCCGAAAGTATCTTGGAAGACAACTTCGAAGATCCAGATGAAGATGCATTTGTTGGTGGCGCGGAGAATAAGGGTTACCAAGAACTGCATGAGCAGATCGGTAACTTTAATGACAATGACGAGATAATTTCTTATGATATGGATTGTAGCATTGTTTCCATTTCGCCTGCGCCAGATAATAGTAGTAATGTTGTCTATAAGATAACTTACACTTTTGAGCATGATGATTATGAGCATAAACAAGTAATGCTATATTCTGGTTGCGTCTTCCACCAAAATGGTGATGACGATGATGCTTCACAAAAAATCAGATCAATCGGTAATGGAAAAATCATTAGCGATAAGAAGTATAATAACTAG
- a CDS encoding AEC family transporter, whose amino-acid sequence MNIAKAIQVTFSNAAIVSSITSTIFIILLGFYLRKRNIFTEKYGKLLSKIVLTVALPALAFNSFMQPINGETFSQGMNVLIWGIAIYIILILVTPISYAKYPKDKRDVLAILTTFGSTTFFGIPIVGAVFGTKGIMYSSIFNIGYRIFLYSYAYIKMSGLKMKASNIKKMFVNPVVIATFLGLIMWLVQNYMPQVAVRQAVNGVINPGAPIIKVAFYRIDQTAIWLYKPLQYLANLASPLAWLSIGATLGSTSFKKAAENKTSWYYSFNKVVLVPLLNLVILVILNVTNILPISYVALGTIIIMMATPTAAVASSYAISFDREAVLSSNASFVSTILAVVAMPFWIAFLGVLSQSGLFH is encoded by the coding sequence ATGAATATTGCGAAAGCGATTCAAGTGACATTTTCCAATGCTGCAATAGTTAGCTCAATAACGTCAACAATTTTTATTATTTTATTGGGCTTTTATTTACGTAAGCGTAATATCTTTACAGAAAAGTATGGTAAGCTTTTATCTAAGATTGTTTTAACAGTTGCGCTTCCGGCTTTGGCATTCAACTCATTTATGCAACCGATTAATGGCGAAACTTTTTCGCAAGGGATGAATGTGTTAATTTGGGGAATTGCAATTTATATTATTTTGATTTTGGTAACCCCAATTTCTTATGCCAAGTATCCTAAAGATAAACGAGATGTTCTAGCAATTTTAACCACTTTTGGTTCGACAACCTTTTTTGGGATTCCAATTGTTGGTGCGGTCTTTGGCACCAAGGGTATAATGTATAGCTCGATTTTTAATATTGGCTACCGGATCTTTTTATATTCTTATGCCTATATTAAGATGTCTGGCTTAAAAATGAAGGCAAGCAATATCAAAAAAATGTTTGTCAATCCGGTCGTAATTGCTACTTTTTTGGGACTGATTATGTGGCTAGTGCAAAATTACATGCCACAGGTAGCTGTAAGACAAGCTGTTAATGGCGTAATTAATCCTGGTGCACCAATAATTAAGGTTGCCTTTTATCGAATTGATCAGACTGCAATTTGGCTGTACAAACCACTGCAATATCTGGCTAACTTAGCATCACCACTTGCTTGGCTATCAATCGGTGCTACCTTAGGTTCGACTTCATTTAAAAAAGCTGCAGAAAACAAGACTTCTTGGTACTACAGTTTTAATAAGGTTGTCTTGGTACCACTGCTTAACTTGGTAATATTGGTCATCTTAAATGTGACTAACATCTTACCGATTAGCTATGTTGCTTTAGGTACAATCATTATTATGATGGCTACGCCAACCGCTGCCGTTGCTTCGTCTTATGCGATTAGCTTTGATCGTGAAGCGGTCTTATCGTCCAATGCATCCTTTGTATCGACAATTTTAGCGGTAGTGGCAATGCCATTTTGGATTGCCTTTCTCGGTGTTCTTAGTCAAAGCGGATTATTTCATTAA
- a CDS encoding MFS transporter, which translates to MDNINSENNLTKKYQPLAVAAGFGSILGSGIIVGMSSTITVWQNGLNLTNGQVGVISGALTFAIAIGGLITGLVTKAFGLVRSFNWMNFIYALGAIICVFAPNYPVLLIGAIIAGLASGLDLPISLTMISHDAPDDQTSSKLVASTQIFWQVGIFASYGAAFLVSRLAGATGARVVFACLAVVALITWAWRTFSSKFRNFHIEGDKRMRAAEAKNHSSDQVSVKNVLFGKNKKKYLSMLLCIMIFYICWNLLANTFGQFQTFMLVQAKASQTFATGAGLVLNIIAVFATMAFAKFSGGKYRNIFFVIGMILQFLAMFSLAILSHDLWPIVVAIGCYNIGNQVAGEAIYKVWTQEAFPVEIRSSLQGFLSGLSRFICGLFAFVTPMLVVQSVIKTTMFGFSALIIVAFIFGFTMTRLEDKYHIRK; encoded by the coding sequence CATTATTGTCGGCATGTCGTCTACAATTACTGTTTGGCAAAATGGACTTAACCTAACTAATGGTCAAGTGGGTGTTATTTCTGGTGCCTTGACTTTTGCAATAGCAATCGGTGGTTTAATAACCGGATTGGTAACGAAGGCTTTTGGATTAGTACGGTCTTTTAACTGGATGAACTTTATTTATGCGCTTGGTGCCATAATTTGTGTCTTTGCGCCTAATTATCCGGTATTGCTAATAGGGGCAATTATTGCTGGACTTGCATCGGGACTAGATTTGCCAATTAGTTTAACCATGATTTCGCATGATGCACCAGATGATCAGACTTCCTCGAAGTTAGTAGCTTCGACTCAAATTTTCTGGCAGGTTGGTATCTTTGCCTCATATGGTGCTGCCTTTTTGGTTTCAAGACTAGCAGGTGCAACTGGAGCTAGGGTAGTATTTGCCTGTTTAGCAGTTGTTGCCTTAATCACTTGGGCATGGCGGACATTTTCTAGTAAATTCCGTAATTTTCATATCGAGGGTGATAAGCGGATGCGAGCCGCTGAAGCGAAGAATCATAGTTCGGACCAAGTCTCTGTTAAAAATGTTTTATTTGGTAAAAATAAAAAGAAGTATCTTTCAATGCTGTTATGCATTATGATTTTCTACATTTGCTGGAATTTATTGGCTAATACTTTTGGTCAGTTTCAGACTTTCATGCTTGTACAAGCCAAAGCTAGTCAAACATTCGCAACAGGTGCTGGTTTAGTTCTTAACATTATTGCTGTTTTTGCGACAATGGCTTTTGCTAAATTTTCAGGTGGTAAATACAGAAACATCTTTTTTGTTATCGGTATGATTTTGCAATTCTTAGCAATGTTTTCGTTAGCAATTTTAAGCCACGATTTATGGCCAATTGTGGTTGCAATTGGTTGCTATAATATTGGTAATCAAGTTGCCGGAGAAGCAATTTATAAGGTCTGGACGCAAGAAGCTTTTCCTGTAGAAATTCGTTCATCATTGCAAGGATTTTTAAGTGGTTTATCAAGATTTATTTGTGGCTTGTTTGCATTTGTGACACCAATGTTAGTAGTTCAATCTGTCATTAAGACGACCATGTTTGGCTTTTCGGCTTTAATCATCGTTGCATTTATCTTCGGCTTTACCATGACAAGATTAGAGGACAAATATCATATTCGAAAGTAA
- a CDS encoding PTS sugar transporter subunit IIA: MKIVIATRGYLAKELKKSTEHILGKQKDLFAICAFTPQCENYNKAVKDIIAKYDREDILFCTDIDGGSANNTLQELVVGNNRLHLVTGVNLPFLIRILTINDGNVTDNLNRSTKAAKNGIINYDALDNVILTDELDGFDEF; the protein is encoded by the coding sequence ATGAAAATAGTGATAGCAACTCGCGGCTATTTAGCAAAGGAGCTAAAGAAGTCGACTGAACATATTTTAGGAAAGCAAAAAGACCTTTTTGCTATTTGTGCATTTACTCCACAATGTGAGAATTATAATAAAGCTGTTAAAGACATAATTGCCAAATATGATCGAGAGGATATACTTTTTTGTACGGATATTGACGGAGGAAGTGCTAATAACACTTTACAAGAATTAGTAGTGGGAAATAATCGGTTGCACCTAGTTACAGGCGTCAATTTACCATTTTTAATTCGAATTTTGACTATCAATGATGGTAATGTGACTGATAATCTTAATAGAAGCACTAAGGCCGCAAAAAATGGAATTATTAATTATGATGCTCTAGACAATGTTATTCTAACTGATGAGTTAGACGGCTTTGATGAATTTTAA
- a CDS encoding NAD(P)-dependent oxidoreductase: protein MFKIVAYGVRENEVDYFKKLNKYHYDVQLESELLTHDNIETAKGADAVLLRANCKADAQNLAKLNEWGIKYVFTRTVGFNHIDLKAAAKYEMKVARVPAYSPYAVAELAMTLGMMLFRHTALATDLTRQGNFSVSTATFSGEVHSSTVGIIGTGRIGATEAQLYSGMGTKVLGYDPYPSDFAKQYVEFVEQDELLAKSDIVSIHVPYFPGQNDRLIDADFLKKMKPTAVLVNTARTQLADYPAIIKAITQNQIAGFASDVLPDEVEVLGHDFKGNITNELTKQLVDLYPKVLLTPHIGSYTSPALTDMIAVSYENFHQVLETGKTDNDVKLD, encoded by the coding sequence ATGTTTAAAATTGTTGCTTATGGCGTACGTGAAAATGAAGTAGATTACTTCAAGAAATTAAATAAATATCATTATGATGTTCAATTGGAATCTGAATTGTTAACTCACGATAATATTGAAACTGCTAAAGGCGCGGATGCTGTTTTGTTACGTGCCAATTGTAAGGCAGACGCACAAAACTTGGCAAAATTAAATGAGTGGGGCATTAAATACGTCTTTACTAGAACGGTCGGCTTTAACCATATTGATCTTAAGGCCGCAGCCAAATATGAAATGAAAGTTGCTCGCGTTCCAGCATATTCACCATACGCTGTAGCCGAATTGGCTATGACCCTAGGAATGATGCTCTTTAGACATACCGCCTTGGCAACCGATTTGACCAGGCAAGGAAACTTTAGTGTTTCGACCGCCACTTTTTCTGGGGAAGTTCATTCAAGTACTGTGGGAATTATCGGAACTGGTCGAATTGGTGCGACTGAAGCGCAGCTATATAGCGGAATGGGGACTAAGGTTTTGGGCTATGATCCTTACCCAAGCGACTTTGCTAAACAATATGTTGAATTTGTTGAGCAGGATGAATTGCTGGCAAAATCAGATATTGTTTCAATCCACGTGCCGTATTTCCCAGGTCAAAATGATCGTTTAATTGATGCGGACTTTTTAAAGAAAATGAAACCAACTGCTGTTTTGGTTAATACGGCGAGAACACAACTTGCTGATTATCCTGCTATTATTAAGGCAATCACGCAAAATCAAATCGCCGGTTTTGCTAGTGATGTTTTACCAGACGAAGTTGAAGTGCTGGGACATGATTTTAAAGGCAATATCACTAATGAACTGACTAAGCAGTTAGTTGATTTATATCCTAAGGTTCTACTAACTCCGCACATTGGTTCTTACACAAGTCCAGCTTTAACCGATATGATTGCTGTCAGTTATGAAAACTTCCACCAAGTCTTAGAGACAGGCAAGACCGATAATGATGTTAAGTTAGATTAA
- a CDS encoding ATP-binding protein, whose product MPRKSRFSLRTKSVLLVFLTTVIFVITAGSIASYHVRQNQKQIIKEEIAGVARIAAQDTTVKETLKKHPQPTKNNSLQKYANQITQASRVDFVVILDRNLMRYSHPDTSRIGKKFSSSQDAKKSSTGKSHYSHRKGILGTGYRIFVPVFKNKQQVGIVCVGLTDSSINRAILSAQKAVILGSLFALCAGIILALFLAQRIKKSLFNMEPDEIATKLTELHAIIDSIDEILIAVNEQNIVITTNYLAKKTFPAVKVGTALDSNLAKLIFNHNHSQNKTNVPLLINAKEYIVSTSRLVYHDKTYGQIALLQDQSKYQKLSEQLAGSEQYIQALRAQSHEFRNKLQAIYGMIELKQYDNVTNFIGKVNANYQQEFGQLNQQIESPALVGFLTGKINQAKEQKVTLTLTPDSYLPQAIVSDQLNLDLIKILGNLIDNALAAIDTSGTIKLELNYDSESTTLIIEVTDNGSGIAPAVRKQLFKQKYSTKGKDHGYGLMLVKQIVDNHHGYIDITPCNPHGSNFYLELPINSEE is encoded by the coding sequence ATGCCACGAAAATCACGCTTTAGCTTACGAACTAAATCTGTTTTACTAGTTTTTTTAACAACAGTTATTTTTGTTATTACTGCTGGCAGCATCGCTTCATACCATGTCAGACAGAATCAAAAGCAAATAATCAAAGAAGAAATCGCTGGAGTTGCTAGAATTGCTGCTCAGGATACAACCGTTAAGGAGACCCTAAAAAAGCATCCCCAGCCCACCAAAAATAATTCATTGCAAAAATATGCCAATCAAATCACACAGGCATCTCGGGTTGATTTCGTTGTAATTCTAGACCGAAATTTAATGCGCTACTCCCACCCCGATACTAGTCGGATTGGCAAAAAATTTAGTTCTTCGCAAGATGCTAAAAAATCAAGCACTGGTAAAAGCCATTACTCACATCGCAAAGGTATTTTAGGAACGGGTTACCGCATCTTTGTTCCTGTTTTCAAGAACAAACAGCAAGTTGGCATTGTCTGCGTTGGCCTCACCGATAGCTCAATTAACCGGGCAATTTTATCTGCTCAAAAAGCGGTTATTCTTGGATCATTATTTGCTTTATGTGCTGGCATAATTTTGGCACTTTTTTTAGCGCAAAGGATTAAAAAATCTCTTTTTAATATGGAACCAGATGAAATTGCTACCAAGCTGACGGAACTACACGCTATTATTGATAGTATTGATGAAATCTTAATTGCTGTTAATGAACAAAACATCGTAATTACAACCAATTATTTAGCTAAAAAAACATTTCCAGCAGTGAAAGTGGGTACTGCACTAGATTCCAATTTAGCTAAACTAATTTTTAATCATAATCATTCACAAAATAAGACTAATGTTCCGCTCTTAATTAACGCTAAAGAATACATTGTATCCACTAGCAGGCTAGTTTATCATGACAAAACTTATGGCCAAATTGCTCTACTACAAGATCAATCAAAATACCAAAAACTGTCTGAACAATTAGCTGGAAGTGAGCAATACATTCAAGCGCTTAGAGCGCAATCGCATGAATTTCGCAATAAATTACAGGCAATTTACGGTATGATTGAATTAAAGCAATATGATAATGTTACTAATTTTATTGGCAAAGTTAACGCTAATTACCAGCAAGAGTTTGGCCAGCTAAACCAGCAGATTGAATCACCAGCTTTAGTCGGATTTTTAACCGGTAAAATTAATCAGGCTAAAGAGCAAAAAGTGACTTTGACACTTACTCCTGATTCTTATCTGCCACAAGCAATTGTTTCAGACCAATTAAATCTTGATCTGATCAAGATATTGGGTAACTTAATCGACAATGCATTAGCTGCCATTGATACCAGTGGTACCATTAAACTCGAACTTAATTATGATTCCGAGAGTACAACCCTGATTATCGAAGTGACCGATAACGGTAGTGGCATTGCGCCCGCTGTCCGAAAACAACTTTTTAAGCAAAAATATTCTACTAAAGGTAAGGATCATGGTTACGGCTTAATGCTGGTTAAGCAGATTGTCGATAATCATCACGGCTATATTGATATTACACCTTGTAACCCACATGGTAGCAATTTCTATCTTGAATTACCGATTAACAGCGAGGAGTAA
- a CDS encoding alpha-rhamnosidase, giving the protein MVFKFQINKDVEFNHDDDLLKKADQYRPKLLTNKISAKRLVELTDDPSKLENTGIKEVGDIEQLAQLKMTRNDHVIIDFGQHCVGKFAIHIEHVGSPMDAPVAFKVKFAEMPNEFRYDSQDYDGWLSKSWIQEEVIHLDRLPAELELPRRYSFRYVELSVIDTSPKWFAVFSKPTATIQSAVSSTNLRKPDFKDDKLNAIYQVGINTLQDCMQDVFEDGPKRDRRLWLGDLRLQALANYASFDNTALVKRCLYLFGAMTAKDGRISANVFTNQPYVPDDTFMYDYSLFFISTLADLEKHEKDEEVLTDLYPIAKKQWEYTRRFIGDNGEVVPDQQYVTFVDWSNDFDKTTAGQAITIYVLRQLIALAKMINDPELAKYEQELEKLKNFATDNQFDPQTGLFVSGKKREVNIASQVWMVLAHVMDDETNHQIMTKTVNKLFPVRGIATPYMYHHIDQALFEAEMKDEAIKLMKEYWGKMVDLGADTFWEAFEPENPAYSPYDSPIENSFCHAWSCTPIWLLSKYMSD; this is encoded by the coding sequence ATGGTTTTCAAATTTCAAATAAATAAGGATGTTGAGTTTAACCACGATGACGACTTGCTAAAAAAGGCGGATCAATATCGTCCCAAGCTACTGACAAATAAGATTAGTGCCAAAAGATTGGTTGAATTGACCGATGATCCTTCTAAGCTTGAAAATACCGGTATAAAAGAAGTCGGTGATATTGAGCAGTTAGCACAATTAAAAATGACTAGAAATGATCACGTAATCATTGATTTTGGTCAACATTGTGTGGGAAAATTTGCCATTCATATTGAACATGTTGGCTCACCAATGGATGCACCCGTAGCTTTTAAAGTGAAATTTGCTGAGATGCCCAATGAATTTAGGTATGATTCACAAGATTATGACGGCTGGCTTAGTAAGTCCTGGATTCAAGAAGAGGTTATTCACCTTGATCGCTTACCAGCAGAATTGGAATTGCCACGAAGATATAGCTTTAGGTATGTCGAACTTAGTGTGATTGATACCTCGCCTAAGTGGTTTGCCGTTTTTTCTAAGCCAACTGCCACAATTCAAAGTGCTGTTTCAAGCACCAACCTTAGAAAGCCTGATTTTAAAGATGACAAGCTCAATGCAATTTATCAAGTTGGAATCAATACGCTGCAAGATTGTATGCAAGATGTCTTTGAAGATGGACCTAAGCGTGACCGCCGTTTATGGTTAGGCGATCTGCGACTGCAGGCACTAGCTAATTATGCTTCATTTGATAATACTGCTCTAGTTAAAAGATGCTTATATTTATTTGGCGCAATGACAGCTAAAGATGGCAGGATCTCGGCAAACGTGTTTACCAATCAGCCATATGTCCCCGACGATACCTTTATGTATGATTACAGCTTATTTTTCATTTCAACTTTGGCCGATTTGGAAAAACACGAAAAAGATGAAGAGGTTTTGACTGATCTTTATCCAATTGCTAAAAAGCAGTGGGAATACACTCGCAGATTTATTGGAGATAATGGTGAAGTAGTACCAGATCAGCAGTATGTTACCTTTGTTGACTGGTCAAATGACTTTGACAAAACAACTGCTGGGCAAGCTATTACCATCTATGTCTTGCGGCAATTAATTGCTTTAGCAAAAATGATAAATGATCCTGAATTAGCTAAGTACGAACAAGAACTTGAGAAATTAAAAAACTTTGCGACAGATAATCAATTTGATCCACAGACCGGTTTATTTGTTTCTGGTAAAAAGCGTGAGGTCAATATTGCTAGTCAGGTTTGGATGGTTTTAGCCCATGTAATGGATGATGAAACCAATCATCAGATTATGACTAAGACCGTAAACAAATTATTCCCGGTGCGTGGAATTGCGACGCCTTACATGTATCATCATATTGATCAAGCCTTATTTGAAGCGGAAATGAAAGATGAAGCAATTAAATTGATGAAGGAGTATTGGGGTAAAATGGTTGATCTTGGTGCTGATACCTTTTGGGAGGCCTTTGAACCTGAGAATCCGGCATATTCTCCGTATGATAGTCCGATTGAAAATAGTTTTTGTCATGCATGGAGTTGTACGCCAATTTGGCTATTGAGTAAGTACATGTCAGATTAA
- a CDS encoding DUF6574 domain-containing protein produces the protein MKKCPNCGALMENGVNFCTKCGNDLRSITLEKEPEQATTATEKTAPVVAEVNQQHVNSGSYLQNYWEWLVESWKHPAASNLTAQSWYGWLTILIEDVLFVTGLYFFAKSVITGAIGLVNHFGVDTRGWGNFDISFSIVFRVFLIVLIFQVIVIASHFAAYKFIYDEQVHLLDFVNRGIHASNLNLILTVIFFLLMVLGLNSIRFTLFLVLLLFVLFFIGQEVALLANDGARRDKAYGALLAFGIIFVCSLIMNSLIYNSVLRSVFNQIISGFNGSM, from the coding sequence ATGAAAAAGTGCCCTAATTGTGGTGCCCTAATGGAAAATGGGGTTAATTTTTGTACTAAATGCGGTAATGACTTACGTTCAATTACGTTAGAAAAAGAGCCAGAGCAGGCTACTACTGCAACTGAAAAAACTGCGCCAGTTGTGGCTGAAGTTAATCAGCAGCATGTTAATTCTGGTAGCTATTTGCAAAATTATTGGGAATGGCTGGTTGAATCATGGAAACATCCCGCAGCCAGCAATTTAACTGCTCAAAGCTGGTACGGCTGGTTAACAATTTTAATTGAAGATGTTTTATTTGTTACTGGATTATATTTCTTTGCCAAGTCAGTTATTACCGGTGCAATTGGCTTAGTCAATCATTTCGGAGTCGATACCAGAGGTTGGGGCAATTTTGATATTTCTTTCAGCATTGTCTTTCGGGTATTTTTAATCGTCCTGATTTTCCAAGTGATTGTGATTGCTAGTCACTTTGCGGCCTATAAATTTATTTATGATGAGCAAGTTCATTTACTAGATTTTGTCAACCGCGGGATTCATGCTAGTAACCTAAATTTGATTTTGACGGTCATTTTCTTTTTATTAATGGTTTTAGGGCTTAACAGTATCAGATTTACTTTATTTTTAGTTTTACTATTATTTGTTTTATTCTTTATTGGTCAAGAAGTTGCCTTACTAGCAAATGATGGTGCTCGACGGGACAAAGCATATGGCGCTTTGCTTGCTTTTGGCATTATTTTTGTTTGTAGTTTGATTATGAACTCGCTTATTTATAATTCCGTTTTACGGTCAGTTTTTAATCAAATTATTTCAGGTTTTAATGGTTCAATGTAG
- a CDS encoding response regulator codes for MLQILIVEDDPMVSSINKQYLMKIIPPAKMRLYQVDRADKALALAQKLQLDLVLLDIYLPKISGTELLHLFIEHNLHPNVIMLSAAKDSQSVNHALNYGVLDYLVKPFSFERFHKAIEHFLKYNEVLNQDRQLSQTELDQVFITQDFAGEKEMTSLPKGLSNFSLNKIKAVIAETPDYFSNQEIARKSKFSRITTKKYLDYLVKTNELTIKTHYLKVGRPIKLYKANK; via the coding sequence ATGTTACAGATTCTCATTGTGGAAGATGACCCCATGGTCAGTTCAATTAACAAACAGTACCTAATGAAAATAATTCCGCCTGCAAAAATGAGGCTTTATCAGGTAGATAGGGCAGACAAGGCATTAGCACTTGCGCAAAAATTGCAGCTCGATTTGGTCCTACTCGATATTTATTTGCCCAAAATTTCAGGAACTGAACTTCTTCACTTATTTATTGAACACAATCTCCATCCGAATGTAATCATGTTATCAGCTGCTAAAGATAGCCAAAGCGTTAACCACGCGTTAAACTATGGCGTACTCGATTACTTGGTAAAACCATTTTCTTTTGAGCGATTCCATAAGGCAATTGAGCATTTTCTAAAATATAACGAGGTATTAAATCAGGATCGACAATTATCGCAAACTGAACTCGATCAGGTTTTCATTACGCAAGATTTTGCTGGAGAAAAAGAAATGACCTCCTTACCCAAAGGACTATCAAATTTTTCTCTTAACAAAATAAAGGCGGTCATTGCAGAAACACCCGATTATTTTTCTAATCAGGAGATTGCCCGGAAGTCTAAATTCTCACGGATTACTACGAAAAAGTATTTAGACTATTTAGTAAAAACTAATGAATTAACAATCAAAACACATTACCTAAAGGTAGGTCGACCAATTAAACTTTATAAAGCTAATAAATAA